A genome region from Acinetobacter sp. YWS30-1 includes the following:
- a CDS encoding IS30 family transposase gives MKQYTQLSQEERYEIYAALKSKSSISTLARELGRSRSTIYREIKRNTGQRGYRAKQAGHLSSQRRYRSSSQMTDFAIIYIRYLIALDWSPEQVTGALKQRGWLDVPSPEWVYQYIYQDKSKGGKLHQHLRHQKTYRKRGYKNTDRRGQLVDRTSIHCRDEVTEKRQRLGDFEGDTVIGKNHKGALLTLVERKSLYVHIVHLGQTRTTAKTISCALACLRNSHAYSVTFDNGKEFSEHRRITDAGIETYFADPYKSIQRARNENTNGLIRQYLPKSSSFDHVSKERIEQIETALNNRPRKTLGWYTPSDIMAGFYTVALAA, from the coding sequence ATGAAGCAATACACCCAACTTTCTCAAGAAGAAAGATACGAAATTTATGCTGCTTTGAAAAGTAAATCTTCAATCTCCACCCTTGCCAGAGAGCTTGGACGTTCCCGATCAACCATTTATCGTGAGATCAAAAGGAATACAGGACAACGTGGCTATCGGGCTAAACAGGCTGGGCATCTCTCCAGCCAACGACGATATCGATCCTCATCTCAGATGACAGATTTCGCTATAATCTACATCCGTTATCTGATTGCTCTGGATTGGTCACCTGAACAGGTTACGGGGGCTTTGAAACAACGTGGCTGGTTAGATGTCCCATCGCCTGAATGGGTCTATCAGTACATTTATCAGGATAAATCTAAGGGTGGAAAATTGCATCAGCATTTAAGACACCAGAAAACATATCGCAAGCGGGGTTATAAAAACACAGATCGTAGAGGTCAACTTGTTGATAGAACAAGTATTCATTGTCGTGATGAGGTCACTGAGAAACGTCAACGCCTAGGTGATTTTGAAGGTGATACTGTAATAGGCAAGAATCATAAGGGAGCATTATTAACCCTGGTTGAACGCAAGAGTCTGTATGTACATATTGTTCATTTGGGGCAAACGAGAACCACAGCTAAAACGATCTCGTGTGCTTTAGCATGTTTGCGTAATAGTCATGCCTATAGTGTGACCTTTGATAATGGCAAGGAATTCTCAGAGCATAGGCGGATAACGGACGCAGGCATAGAGACTTACTTTGCAGATCCGTACAAGTCTATTCAACGAGCCAGAAATGAAAATACGAATGGTCTGATCAGACAATATCTGCCAAAATCCTCATCGTTTGATCATGTTTCAAAAGAGCGGATAGAACAGATAGAGACTGCTCTAAATAATCGTCCTAGAAAGACACTGGGCTGGTATACACCCAGTGATATTATGGCTGGTTTTTATACTGTTGCACTTGCCGCTTGA
- a CDS encoding Imm44 family immunity protein → MKVWLSAELSKEVLTEEQILQECKARNAVVDTLNLRLNDKFYNIPLNSWDCIIIIMGEDSFEERIYYSIKRQNMDFRLRIDPTTFKATDDLGRKKLIFSTLLRSINLLKIKFEKVRPKLNSKVFEELERLKEDVLNIAKEESWI, encoded by the coding sequence ATGAAAGTATGGTTAAGCGCTGAATTAAGTAAAGAAGTTTTAACTGAAGAGCAAATTCTACAGGAATGTAAAGCACGTAATGCAGTTGTTGATACCTTAAACCTGAGGCTAAATGATAAATTCTATAATATTCCCTTAAATAGTTGGGATTGTATAATCATTATAATGGGTGAAGATAGTTTTGAAGAACGTATCTATTATTCTATTAAACGCCAAAATATGGATTTTCGCTTAAGAATAGATCCTACGACCTTTAAGGCCACAGACGACTTAGGACGAAAGAAACTTATTTTTTCTACGCTTTTAAGGAGTATAAATTTATTAAAAATTAAGTTTGAAAAAGTTCGCCCAAAACTTAATTCAAAAGTTTTTGAAGAGCTAGAAAGACTTAAAGAGGATGTACTAAATATTGCAAAAGAAGAAAGTTGGATTTAG
- the mdh gene encoding iron-dependent methanol dehydrogenase — protein sequence MAFKNISDQTNGFYIPCVSLFGPGCAKEIGIKAQNLGAKKALIVTDAGLFKFGVADEIANYLKEAGVDSYIFPGAEPNPTDINVHHGVTAYNENACDFIVSLGGGSSHDCAKGIGLVTAGGGHIRDYEGIDKSTVPMTPLIAINTTAGTASEMTRFCIITNTDTHVKMAIVDWRCTPLIAIDDPKLMLAKPAGLTAATGMDALTHAVEAYVSTAANPITDACAEKAITMISEWLSPAVANGDNLEARDAMSYAQYLAGMAFNNASLGYVHAMAHQLGGFYNLPHGVCNAILLPHVCEFNLIACPERYAKIAQLMGVNTEGLTVTEAAYEAIGAIRQLSASIGIPSGLTELNVKEADLAIMAENAQKDACMLTNPRKANHAQVVDIFKAAM from the coding sequence ATGGCTTTTAAAAATATTTCAGATCAAACTAACGGTTTTTATATTCCCTGTGTTTCACTTTTTGGTCCCGGCTGTGCTAAAGAAATCGGGATAAAAGCACAAAATTTAGGTGCCAAGAAAGCGCTGATTGTAACTGATGCGGGGCTGTTTAAATTTGGTGTTGCAGATGAGATTGCAAATTATTTGAAAGAGGCGGGTGTTGACAGTTATATTTTCCCAGGCGCGGAACCCAATCCAACTGATATTAACGTGCATCATGGAGTTACAGCTTATAATGAAAATGCCTGTGATTTTATTGTATCGTTAGGTGGGGGTTCATCACATGACTGTGCCAAAGGCATTGGCCTAGTCACTGCAGGTGGCGGACATATCCGTGATTATGAAGGGATTGATAAAAGTACCGTCCCGATGACACCACTGATTGCAATCAATACTACGGCAGGGACAGCTTCGGAGATGACACGTTTCTGTATTATTACCAATACCGATACCCATGTGAAAATGGCGATTGTAGATTGGCGTTGTACACCACTCATTGCGATTGATGACCCTAAACTTATGTTGGCCAAACCTGCAGGGCTGACTGCGGCAACAGGTATGGATGCCTTGACGCATGCAGTAGAAGCCTATGTGTCTACAGCAGCAAATCCAATCACTGATGCCTGTGCAGAAAAGGCGATTACCATGATCAGCGAATGGCTTAGCCCGGCAGTGGCGAATGGGGATAATCTGGAAGCACGGGATGCCATGAGCTATGCCCAATATCTTGCCGGAATGGCCTTTAACAACGCCTCTTTAGGATATGTGCATGCGATGGCACATCAGCTCGGAGGCTTCTACAACTTGCCGCATGGTGTTTGTAATGCAATTCTGCTCCCGCATGTTTGTGAATTTAACCTGATTGCTTGTCCTGAACGTTATGCCAAAATTGCGCAATTGATGGGGGTGAATACAGAAGGCTTAACCGTAACTGAAGCAGCTTATGAAGCGATTGGCGCCATTCGTCAGCTTTCGGCTTCAATTGGTATTCCATCTGGGCTGACGGAATTGAATGTAAAAGAAGCTGACTTGGCCATCATGGCGGAAAATGCACAAAAAGATGCCTGCATGTTGACCAATCCACGTAAGGCCAATCATGCTCAAGTGGTGGATATTTTTAAAGCGGCAATGTAA
- a CDS encoding RNA-guided endonuclease InsQ/TnpB family protein, with product MKTLKLRIRDKHCKMLDQLASEVNFVWNYVNDLGFKHLKRKGEFLSAYDVAKYTKGASKECNLHSQTIQAVTEELVTRRKQFKKAKLKWRVSNKKSARRSLGWIPFKKVAIKSADGSVQYGKHQFKLWDSYGLSQYRIKTGSFVEDSRGRWYVCLVVDSPKQAKPTVTKAIGIDLGLKDIATCSDGTVISNPKFYRKYEQKLGIAQRARNKKRVRALHAKIANCRKDHLHKASTQLVRENALIVVGDLSAKKLVKTKMAKSVLDTGFSKLKTMLKYKCENAGVMFEEVNEAYTTQICSCCKQISSSSPQGRVDLGIREWTCQSCGTVWQRDLNSALNILALGHKRLAVGISFF from the coding sequence ATGAAAACACTTAAATTACGTATAAGAGACAAACATTGCAAGATGCTAGACCAATTAGCATCTGAGGTAAACTTTGTCTGGAATTATGTCAATGATTTAGGGTTTAAACATTTAAAAAGAAAAGGTGAATTTCTATCAGCTTACGATGTAGCGAAATACACAAAAGGCGCATCTAAAGAATGCAACCTACATAGTCAAACCATTCAGGCTGTGACAGAAGAATTAGTAACAAGACGCAAGCAATTCAAAAAAGCAAAGCTAAAATGGCGTGTAAGTAACAAGAAATCAGCAAGGCGCTCTCTTGGTTGGATACCCTTTAAAAAGGTAGCCATCAAATCTGCTGATGGATCTGTTCAATACGGTAAGCACCAATTCAAGCTATGGGACAGCTACGGATTAAGCCAATACCGCATTAAAACAGGCTCATTTGTTGAGGATAGTCGTGGTCGCTGGTATGTCTGCCTGGTGGTGGATTCACCTAAGCAAGCCAAACCAACCGTAACGAAAGCGATTGGTATTGATCTTGGCTTAAAAGATATTGCGACCTGTTCTGATGGTACAGTCATTTCCAATCCCAAGTTCTATCGCAAGTACGAGCAGAAATTAGGAATTGCTCAACGAGCGAGAAATAAAAAGCGTGTTCGTGCATTACACGCCAAAATTGCAAACTGTCGTAAAGACCATTTGCACAAGGCCAGTACCCAACTTGTGAGGGAAAATGCACTGATTGTTGTAGGTGACCTGAGTGCTAAAAAGCTTGTAAAAACTAAAATGGCAAAATCGGTTTTAGATACAGGGTTTTCAAAACTTAAAACAATGCTCAAGTATAAATGCGAGAACGCAGGGGTAATGTTTGAGGAAGTCAATGAAGCCTATACCACCCAGATCTGCTCGTGCTGCAAGCAAATATCAAGCAGTAGTCCGCAAGGTAGGGTTGATCTTGGAATAAGAGAATGGACATGCCAGAGTTGCGGTACAGTCTGGCAGCGGGATTTAAATTCCGCATTGAACATTCTTGCGCTTGGGCATAAGCGTCTAGCAGTAGGAATCTCCTTCTTTTAA
- a CDS encoding helix-turn-helix domain-containing protein codes for MMTKQDLMQKRRDADQFRQSSSLSPLHAEQLEQSIASSWQRSSLAEIPKSRLAAPLTDVKKTASSSTLAHALRHCAQDLKHIAEQSSMVLAVGDIGSTIIWAASSPQMQSAAESVHFIEGGQWREELVGTNALALSLKTQQSSCVFSSEHYMSSIHDWVCYAAPIIDPYSKQVLGVIDLSTTWQKHNSLALLAAERCATIIQSALQECQKQRLFIRAFTVPQVLFNGKVLVLTPRQIEILTILALCPQGLSLDTLHQALYGERKVSIGTLKAEMSQLRDILGGMLGSRPYRLLAHVEADFLLTEQSLDAGYIDSALKLCTGVFLAKTESPFLCAWRDCLESRLSDAIFKANETDVLLKHVAHFPEAIDAVERLIELMPKTHPVHQTLLKYKNL; via the coding sequence ATGATGACAAAACAAGATTTGATGCAGAAAAGGCGCGATGCTGATCAGTTTCGGCAAAGCAGCAGTTTGTCTCCCTTGCATGCAGAGCAACTGGAACAAAGTATTGCCAGTTCTTGGCAACGTTCATCTTTGGCCGAAATCCCTAAGAGTCGTTTAGCAGCACCGCTGACAGATGTAAAAAAGACTGCCTCTTCTTCAACTTTAGCCCACGCACTTCGCCATTGTGCACAGGATTTAAAACATATTGCTGAACAGTCATCTATGGTGCTGGCGGTTGGAGATATCGGCAGTACCATCATTTGGGCAGCCTCTAGCCCACAAATGCAAAGTGCTGCAGAAAGTGTACACTTTATTGAAGGAGGGCAATGGCGTGAAGAGCTAGTCGGAACTAATGCACTGGCATTGTCCTTAAAAACTCAACAATCTAGCTGTGTCTTTTCCAGTGAACATTACATGTCCTCGATTCATGATTGGGTTTGTTACGCCGCTCCGATTATTGATCCCTATTCAAAACAGGTTTTAGGTGTCATTGACCTTTCTACCACTTGGCAAAAGCATAATAGTTTGGCACTGTTGGCTGCTGAGCGCTGTGCCACAATCATTCAGTCTGCCTTGCAGGAATGTCAAAAACAGCGCTTATTTATCCGGGCTTTTACAGTGCCACAAGTACTGTTTAATGGTAAAGTTTTAGTACTTACTCCTCGCCAGATTGAAATTCTGACTATTCTAGCCTTATGCCCGCAGGGTCTGAGTCTGGACACCTTGCATCAGGCCTTATATGGTGAACGTAAAGTCAGTATCGGTACTCTAAAAGCAGAAATGTCGCAGCTGCGCGATATATTGGGTGGCATGCTTGGCTCTAGACCTTATCGATTACTGGCGCATGTAGAGGCTGACTTTTTACTGACAGAGCAATCTCTGGATGCTGGATATATTGATTCCGCCTTGAAGTTGTGTACCGGTGTATTTCTGGCCAAAACAGAAAGTCCATTTTTATGTGCTTGGCGCGATTGTCTGGAATCACGTTTAAGTGATGCTATTTTCAAAGCAAATGAAACCGATGTGTTGCTGAAACATGTGGCACATTTCCCTGAAGCGATTGATGCGGTAGAACGCCTGATTGAGCTGATGCCCAAAACCCATCCTGTCCATCAAACCCTGTTAAAATATAAAAATCTTTAA
- a CDS encoding aldehyde dehydrogenase family protein: protein MRYVDPNQPDSKVHFKAQYDNFIGGEWVTPVKGEYFDNISPVDGKVFTKVPRSSVEDIELALDAAHKAKEQWNRASPTTRSNILLKIADRLEQNLEMLAVAETWDNGKPIRETLAADIPLAIDHFRYFAGCIRAQEGGISEIDEDTIAYHFHEPLGVVGQIIPWNFPILMAAWKLAPALAAGNCIVLKPAEQTPVSILVLAELIQDILPPGVLNIVNGYGVEVGRPLATNPRIAKIAFTGSTAVGQMIMQYATENIIPVTLELGGKSPNLFFADIMDQEDDYLDKALEGFAMFALNQGEICTCPSRALVQESIADEFLARAVERVQRIKTGHPLDTDTMIGAQASQEQQDKILGCIATGREEGAQILTGGEARQEVGQGFYIEPTIFKGTNDMKTFQEEIFGPVLAVTTFKDFDDAIKIANDTIYGLGAGVWSRSAHTSYRAGRAIQAGRVWTNCYHIYPAHAAFGGYKKSGIGRENHRMMLDHYQQTKNLLVSYSTKPAGFF, encoded by the coding sequence ATGCGTTACGTCGATCCTAATCAACCTGATTCAAAAGTTCATTTTAAAGCACAATACGATAATTTCATTGGTGGCGAATGGGTCACTCCGGTCAAAGGTGAATACTTTGACAACATCTCTCCGGTAGATGGCAAAGTCTTTACCAAGGTTCCGCGTTCTTCTGTAGAAGACATTGAATTGGCCCTGGATGCAGCGCACAAAGCCAAAGAACAATGGAACAGAGCATCGCCGACCACCCGCTCCAATATTCTGTTGAAAATTGCCGACCGTCTGGAACAAAATCTGGAAATGTTGGCTGTAGCAGAAACCTGGGACAATGGAAAACCGATCCGTGAAACGCTGGCTGCCGATATTCCACTGGCCATTGACCATTTCCGTTATTTTGCCGGCTGTATCCGGGCTCAGGAAGGTGGCATTTCCGAAATTGATGAAGATACTATCGCCTACCATTTTCATGAACCGCTTGGTGTAGTCGGACAAATCATTCCCTGGAACTTCCCGATTCTGATGGCCGCCTGGAAACTCGCGCCAGCCTTGGCTGCAGGCAACTGTATTGTGCTGAAACCTGCAGAACAGACTCCGGTCAGTATTCTGGTGCTAGCTGAACTGATTCAGGACATTTTGCCGCCGGGCGTATTGAATATCGTCAATGGCTATGGGGTCGAAGTCGGCCGTCCACTGGCGACCAATCCACGCATTGCCAAGATTGCCTTTACCGGTTCAACCGCCGTGGGTCAGATGATCATGCAATATGCGACTGAAAATATTATTCCAGTGACTCTGGAACTTGGCGGTAAATCACCAAACTTGTTCTTTGCCGACATTATGGATCAGGAAGACGATTATCTGGACAAAGCTCTGGAAGGCTTTGCCATGTTTGCCCTGAACCAGGGTGAAATCTGTACCTGCCCTTCCCGGGCCTTGGTACAGGAAAGTATTGCCGATGAGTTTTTAGCGCGTGCAGTAGAACGGGTACAACGCATTAAAACCGGTCATCCACTGGATACTGATACTATGATTGGCGCGCAAGCTTCTCAGGAACAGCAGGACAAGATTCTGGGCTGTATTGCCACTGGCCGTGAAGAAGGTGCACAGATCCTGACTGGTGGTGAAGCACGTCAGGAAGTCGGTCAAGGTTTCTATATTGAACCGACCATCTTTAAAGGCACCAATGACATGAAGACCTTCCAGGAAGAAATCTTCGGGCCTGTACTGGCTGTGACCACCTTCAAAGACTTCGATGATGCGATCAAGATCGCCAATGATACGATTTATGGACTTGGTGCCGGTGTCTGGTCACGCTCAGCGCATACCTCTTACCGTGCAGGCCGTGCTATTCAAGCAGGTCGGGTCTGGACTAACTGTTATCACATCTACCCTGCCCATGCGGCTTTCGGTGGTTATAAAAAATCAGGGATTGGGCGTGAGAATCATAGAATGATGCTGGATCATTATCAGCAGACTAAAAACTTGCTAGTCAGCTATTCGACCAAACCAGCCGGGTTCTTTTAA
- the acnA gene encoding aconitate hydratase AcnA, with product MAKYSDINSFNTLETLTVGSKHYQIFNLSKLQVQLGDLSRLPKSLKVLLENLLRFEDQLTVKTEHIYALAGWLNKRTSEQEIQYRPARVLMQDFTGVPAVVDLAAMRTAVAKAGGDPEKINPLSPVDLIIDHSVMVDYFASPQAFEQNVAIEMQRNGERYQFLRWGQAALNQFRVVPPGTGICHQVNLEYLAQVVWSNEIDGQRFAYPDTLVGTDSHTTMINGLGVLGWGVGGIEAEAAMLGQPISMLIPEVIGFKLTGKLKEGITATDLVLTITQMLRQKGVVGKFVEFYGDGLADLPLADRATIANMAPEYGATCGFFPVDEVTFSYLRLTGRQPERIALVEAYSKLQGLWRNPGDEPVFTDMLALDMSTVEASLAGPKRPQDRVLLSQVPQTFHAFMDLTLKPVKEEKDRLENEGGGGTAVEAKQANLPHENVFCMIEGKKYPLQHGDVVISAITSCTNTSNPSVMLAAGLLAKKAIEKGLRRKPWVKSSLAPGSKVVSDYLDAAGLMPYLNQLGYNLVGYGCTTCIGNSGPLPEVIEEAVQCFDLNVASVLSGNRNFEGRVHPLVKTNWLASPPLVVAYGLVGNIRTDLTTEPIGEGFDGQAVYLKDIWPTQGEIDAALQNVNTEMFHKEYAEVFEGDAKWKAIQIPQSQTYAWDEQSTYIRHPPFFAEIDQPVRPIQPISQARILAVLGDSVTTDHISPAGNIKQDSPAGRYLQQQGVDVKDFNSYGSRRGNHEVMMRGTFANIRIKNEMLGGEEGGNTLHIPSAEKLSIYDVAMRYQAEQTPLLIIAGKEYGTGSSRDWAAKGTNLLGIKAVIAESFERIHRSNLVGMGVLPLQFVEGQNRQILNLSGHETLSILGLSDDIHPHQMLDVEVQHTDGTYSHFQVLCRIDTLNEVQYFKAGGILHYVLRNLLAS from the coding sequence ATGGCCAAGTATAGTGATATCAATAGTTTTAATACCTTAGAAACATTAACCGTCGGTTCAAAACACTATCAGATTTTCAACCTGTCCAAATTGCAAGTGCAATTAGGTGACCTGTCCCGGCTTCCCAAGTCCTTAAAAGTCTTGCTGGAAAATTTACTACGTTTCGAAGATCAACTCACGGTGAAAACCGAGCATATTTATGCCTTGGCAGGCTGGTTAAATAAACGAACTTCAGAACAGGAAATCCAGTATCGTCCGGCACGGGTACTGATGCAGGATTTTACCGGTGTTCCCGCAGTGGTTGATCTTGCTGCGATGCGTACAGCGGTGGCCAAAGCCGGCGGTGATCCGGAAAAAATTAATCCGCTGTCACCCGTGGATTTGATTATTGATCACTCGGTGATGGTCGATTACTTTGCCAGCCCGCAAGCTTTTGAGCAGAATGTCGCCATTGAGATGCAACGCAACGGTGAGCGCTACCAGTTTCTGCGCTGGGGGCAGGCGGCGCTCAATCAGTTTCGCGTGGTGCCGCCAGGAACCGGGATTTGCCATCAGGTCAATCTGGAATATCTGGCACAAGTGGTATGGAGCAATGAGATTGATGGGCAGCGCTTTGCCTATCCTGATACCTTGGTCGGTACTGATTCACATACCACCATGATCAATGGCTTAGGCGTGTTAGGTTGGGGCGTAGGCGGTATTGAGGCGGAAGCGGCCATGTTGGGTCAACCGATCTCCATGCTGATTCCAGAAGTAATCGGCTTTAAGCTTACCGGTAAACTCAAAGAAGGGATTACAGCAACTGATCTGGTGCTGACCATTACCCAGATGCTGCGCCAAAAAGGCGTAGTTGGAAAATTTGTCGAATTTTATGGCGATGGCCTAGCAGATTTACCCCTGGCGGACCGTGCCACGATTGCGAATATGGCACCCGAATATGGCGCTACCTGTGGCTTTTTCCCTGTTGATGAGGTGACGTTTTCCTATTTACGTTTAACCGGACGTCAGCCGGAAAGAATTGCCTTGGTAGAGGCCTATAGCAAGTTGCAAGGATTATGGCGCAATCCGGGAGATGAGCCCGTCTTTACCGACATGCTGGCTTTAGATATGTCGACGGTAGAAGCCAGTCTGGCAGGTCCGAAGCGCCCGCAGGATCGTGTACTCTTGTCACAAGTGCCACAAACCTTTCATGCCTTCATGGATCTGACCTTAAAACCGGTCAAGGAAGAAAAAGATCGTCTGGAAAATGAAGGAGGGGGAGGTACGGCGGTTGAAGCTAAACAGGCCAACCTGCCCCATGAAAATGTTTTTTGTATGATTGAGGGTAAAAAATATCCGTTGCAGCATGGTGATGTGGTGATTTCAGCCATTACCTCTTGTACTAATACCTCGAATCCCAGTGTCATGTTGGCAGCAGGGCTATTGGCCAAAAAAGCAATCGAAAAAGGTTTGCGGCGAAAACCCTGGGTGAAAAGTTCACTGGCTCCAGGTTCCAAAGTGGTCAGTGATTATCTTGACGCTGCAGGGTTGATGCCTTATTTGAATCAACTGGGTTATAACCTGGTGGGTTATGGTTGTACCACCTGTATTGGTAATTCGGGGCCTTTACCTGAAGTGATTGAAGAAGCTGTGCAATGTTTTGATTTGAATGTAGCCTCAGTACTCTCCGGCAACCGTAATTTTGAAGGACGGGTGCATCCTCTGGTGAAAACCAATTGGCTCGCCTCACCACCTTTGGTGGTTGCCTATGGTCTGGTCGGGAATATTCGAACTGATCTCACGACTGAGCCGATAGGTGAGGGTTTTGATGGCCAAGCGGTTTATTTAAAAGATATCTGGCCGACACAGGGAGAAATCGATGCCGCACTGCAGAATGTGAATACCGAGATGTTCCATAAAGAATATGCAGAAGTTTTTGAAGGAGATGCCAAGTGGAAAGCAATCCAGATTCCCCAAAGTCAAACTTATGCTTGGGATGAACAATCCACCTATATCCGGCATCCTCCCTTTTTTGCAGAAATTGATCAGCCGGTGCGACCAATTCAGCCGATCAGCCAGGCAAGGATTTTGGCGGTACTAGGTGATTCCGTCACGACGGACCATATTTCCCCGGCGGGCAATATCAAACAAGATAGTCCGGCCGGAAGATATTTGCAGCAACAGGGGGTTGATGTAAAAGACTTTAACTCTTATGGCTCCCGTCGTGGTAATCATGAAGTGATGATGCGAGGTACCTTTGCTAATATCCGTATCAAAAACGAAATGCTGGGTGGCGAGGAGGGTGGCAATACCCTGCATATTCCAAGTGCAGAAAAACTCTCGATTTATGATGTGGCAATGCGCTATCAGGCAGAACAAACCCCACTTCTGATTATTGCCGGGAAAGAATATGGCACCGGTTCCTCACGTGACTGGGCGGCCAAAGGTACCAACCTGTTAGGGATAAAAGCAGTGATTGCTGAAAGTTTTGAGCGGATTCACCGTTCCAATCTGGTCGGTATGGGAGTGTTACCATTACAGTTTGTGGAGGGTCAGAACCGGCAGATCTTGAACCTCAGCGGGCATGAAACCCTATCAATTCTAGGCTTGTCGGATGATATTCATCCGCATCAAATGTTGGATGTAGAAGTGCAACATACCGATGGTACATATAGCCATTTTCAGGTGTTGTGTCGTATTGATACCTTGAATGAGGTGCAATACTTTAAGGCTGGTGGGATCTTGCACTATGTCTTGCGCAATTTGCTCGCTTCCTGA
- a CDS encoding chaperone modulator CbpM — translation MTTVKYYEVVLEDIQQVEVIDEQQYYDLNSFAQLCGQSPEWILQLIEYDILPNRVNASDLYFLVDDVARAQKAYRLQRDFDASFTAVAMMLDLIEELEKLRR, via the coding sequence ATGACGACAGTTAAATATTATGAGGTGGTCTTAGAAGATATCCAACAGGTAGAAGTTATAGATGAGCAACAATATTATGATTTAAATAGTTTTGCTCAACTTTGTGGTCAAAGTCCTGAATGGATTCTGCAACTGATTGAATACGATATTTTGCCGAATCGTGTAAATGCATCAGATTTATATTTTTTAGTGGATGATGTGGCACGTGCACAAAAAGCGTATCGTTTACAGCGTGATTTTGATGCAAGTTTTACTGCTGTAGCTATGATGTTGGATTTAATCGAAGAATTAGAGAAACTTCGACGTTGA
- a CDS encoding DnaJ C-terminal domain-containing protein — protein sequence MTKNYYEILGVSRDATVEQIKKAYRKLARKYHPDISKEADAEERMQELNIAYDVLSNDEKKAEYDFELDHPQNSQGRDAHQYYSNMGGQDFSGFEDLFGRFGGGFGGFNEQRYQGRASYRGDDQHATLEVDLDVAFHGATQNVTLQIPTINAYGQAEVQRKVLKIKIPEGMKAGQKIRLTGQGQPGIHGGENGDLYIEIQYKATDSTYVENSDVYHHLKISPWEAALGQSITASLPNGKQLNIQIPKNAKTGQQLRLKNQGIPAKDAGHLFLILDIVQPTAQTEQEQQAYEAFAAAFPNFKPRSS from the coding sequence ATGACCAAGAATTATTATGAAATATTAGGTGTATCTCGAGATGCAACTGTTGAGCAAATTAAAAAAGCTTATCGTAAACTTGCCAGAAAATATCATCCTGATATTAGTAAAGAAGCTGATGCAGAAGAGCGTATGCAAGAGTTAAACATTGCCTACGATGTGTTAAGTAATGATGAAAAAAAAGCAGAATATGATTTTGAATTAGACCATCCACAGAATAGCCAGGGTAGGGATGCTCATCAATATTATTCAAATATGGGCGGACAGGATTTTTCAGGGTTTGAAGACTTGTTTGGTCGCTTTGGTGGTGGTTTTGGTGGTTTCAATGAACAGCGTTATCAGGGGCGAGCATCCTATAGAGGTGATGATCAACACGCGACTCTAGAAGTAGATTTGGATGTTGCATTCCATGGCGCAACGCAAAATGTCACTTTACAGATTCCAACTATCAATGCGTACGGGCAAGCAGAAGTACAGCGTAAAGTCTTAAAAATTAAAATTCCAGAAGGCATGAAAGCAGGGCAAAAAATTCGTTTAACCGGCCAGGGACAACCGGGTATTCATGGGGGTGAGAATGGCGATCTGTATATTGAAATTCAATATAAAGCTACAGATTCAACTTATGTTGAAAACTCGGATGTCTATCATCATCTGAAGATTAGTCCATGGGAAGCAGCACTTGGACAATCGATTACGGCAAGCTTACCCAATGGTAAACAACTCAATATTCAAATTCCAAAAAATGCCAAAACAGGTCAACAATTACGTTTAAAAAATCAGGGGATTCCTGCTAAAGATGCAGGGCATTTATTTCTCATCCTCGATATTGTGCAACCAACTGCGCAAACCGAACAAGAACAACAAGCTTATGAAGCATTTGCAGCAGCATTTCCAAACTTTAAGCCGAGATCATCATAA